The following coding sequences are from one Epilithonimonas vandammei window:
- a CDS encoding ABC transporter permease, whose translation MLNNWLKIAFINYKKNWLSTIINLFGLTIGLTGFMLILMHWNDEEYYEKWNPKKENIYAFQTHNKAENTYGNNISVPMAERAVKVIPEVKDFVLFNGSGMGYKMTTKTKTVYQGDGMSVSESFFNFFPFKLVSGSYKDALKGDKVIALSTKAAKNLFGKTNVAGETVKFDNRNYVVTAVYELPTENSQIKPEFIIAPFEQMKNDKEQWGNFNYGCFFLLKPGTDVEALQQKFYDNIFLFRAKRDAQGAGISPVKYLELYGPTGSLFTPIDEIKLHAKASWFGTGDFKTMMILFTLSVLIVVLSAINFINLKTAQASQRAKEIGVRKAIGSTKSNLVLQFLLETFIICFASYVLALALTELLLPSFNKFYDKEIVMNDWHIYYYSFAMVLAVTLISGLIPATYLANFKAIETLKGNFARSKHGIWLRNGILTLQLIISSFFIIGGLIVNNQVKYMMDKDLGYNGKQVFLINFSENVAKPWLKYERIKNEMRKIQGVEAVSYGEAVPGSGRFSSSNMDYMDKSIDAQHGSMDYDYLQFMNVKLKKGRWLNPNLASDTISNVLVNEAFVKKFGWTDEQALKNEVRPGFDNKPYHIVGIVKDFNVFNPRIDVDPIIFFHYRETEWKRYNVYNIQLKLKADDIDGTLKRIKTYWQNNVEPGYPFDSYFIDKKFAESFVKYKKQQTLFTILNAMVLMVALLGLFALSSLMIEQKLKDVAIRKTLGASDGTLIFGLTKQFLWITLIAVLISIPISYYLMNEWLKDFAYRIDMPIFPFVLSLILLLILTFAVVSIKAYQATKVNLVKYLKYE comes from the coding sequence ATGCTAAATAACTGGCTCAAAATTGCCTTCATCAATTATAAAAAGAACTGGCTTTCTACGATTATCAATCTGTTTGGATTGACGATTGGATTGACAGGATTTATGCTCATCCTAATGCATTGGAATGATGAAGAATACTACGAAAAATGGAATCCAAAGAAGGAAAATATCTACGCTTTCCAAACTCATAACAAAGCAGAAAATACTTATGGAAATAATATTTCTGTTCCAATGGCGGAACGCGCTGTGAAAGTGATTCCAGAGGTTAAGGATTTCGTTTTGTTCAATGGTTCCGGAATGGGATATAAAATGACCACAAAAACCAAAACTGTTTATCAGGGAGATGGAATGTCTGTTTCTGAAAGTTTTTTCAATTTTTTTCCATTTAAATTAGTTTCAGGAAGTTATAAAGATGCTTTGAAAGGCGATAAAGTGATTGCACTTTCCACAAAAGCAGCCAAAAATCTTTTTGGTAAAACCAATGTTGCAGGAGAAACTGTGAAATTCGATAATAGAAATTATGTAGTCACTGCAGTTTATGAATTGCCGACCGAAAATAGCCAGATAAAACCAGAATTTATCATCGCACCTTTTGAACAGATGAAAAATGATAAAGAACAATGGGGGAATTTCAATTACGGATGTTTCTTTTTGCTTAAACCTGGAACAGATGTGGAAGCTTTACAACAGAAATTCTACGACAATATCTTTTTATTTAGAGCAAAAAGAGATGCGCAAGGTGCAGGTATAAGTCCGGTGAAATATTTGGAATTGTACGGACCAACAGGAAGTTTGTTTACACCGATTGATGAGATAAAACTGCACGCCAAAGCATCGTGGTTTGGGACAGGAGATTTCAAAACAATGATGATTCTGTTTACGCTTTCTGTTTTGATTGTTGTTTTATCAGCCATTAATTTTATTAATCTGAAGACAGCGCAGGCGTCTCAGCGAGCTAAAGAAATAGGCGTAAGAAAAGCGATTGGAAGTACAAAATCCAATCTGGTTCTTCAGTTTTTGTTGGAAACATTTATCATTTGTTTTGCGTCATATGTTTTGGCGTTAGCTTTAACAGAATTGCTTTTGCCAAGCTTCAACAAATTTTATGACAAAGAAATCGTGATGAATGATTGGCATATTTACTATTATTCATTTGCAATGGTTTTGGCTGTTACATTGATTTCGGGATTGATTCCGGCAACTTATCTCGCCAACTTCAAAGCGATAGAAACTTTGAAAGGAAATTTCGCCAGAAGTAAACACGGGATTTGGCTGAGAAACGGAATTTTGACTTTACAACTCATCATTTCATCTTTCTTCATCATTGGAGGTTTGATTGTCAATAATCAGGTGAAATATATGATGGACAAAGATCTTGGCTATAATGGAAAGCAGGTTTTTCTGATTAATTTCAGTGAGAATGTCGCAAAACCCTGGCTGAAATACGAACGTATCAAAAATGAAATGAGAAAAATCCAAGGTGTTGAAGCGGTTTCTTATGGAGAAGCAGTTCCTGGAAGTGGTAGATTCAGCAGTTCCAATATGGATTATATGGACAAAAGTATCGACGCTCAACACGGTTCTATGGATTACGATTATCTCCAGTTTATGAATGTGAAATTGAAAAAAGGACGCTGGCTGAATCCCAATCTCGCTTCCGATACAATCTCAAATGTTTTGGTAAATGAGGCTTTTGTGAAAAAATTTGGATGGACAGATGAGCAGGCTTTGAAGAATGAAGTTCGTCCTGGATTTGACAATAAACCTTACCATATTGTGGGAATTGTAAAGGATTTCAATGTTTTCAATCCTCGTATAGATGTGGACCCAATCATATTTTTCCATTACAGAGAAACAGAATGGAAGCGATACAATGTTTATAATATCCAGTTGAAATTAAAAGCAGATGATATTGACGGGACTCTGAAAAGAATCAAAACCTATTGGCAGAATAATGTAGAACCGGGTTATCCTTTTGATTCTTATTTTATAGATAAAAAATTTGCTGAAAGTTTTGTGAAATATAAGAAACAGCAGACTTTGTTTACGATTCTGAATGCAATGGTTTTAATGGTCGCATTGCTCGGACTATTCGCTTTATCATCATTGATGATTGAGCAGAAACTGAAAGATGTCGCCATCAGAAAAACTTTAGGCGCATCAGACGGAACTTTGATTTTTGGTCTGACCAAGCAATTCCTTTGGATTACATTGATTGCTGTTTTAATCAGCATCCCCATCAGTTATTACTTGATGAATGAATGGCTGAAAGATTTCGCTTACCGAATTGATATGCCGATTTTTCCATTCGTCCTCAGTTTGATTTTATTGTTGATTTTGACATTCGCTGTCGTGAGTATTAAAGCTTATCAAGCAACAAAAGTGAATCTTGTGAAATATCTGAAATACGAATAA
- a CDS encoding ABC transporter permease yields MLKNWLKIAFINYQKNWLSTIINILGLSVGLCVFLLIFIHWQDEKSYEQWIPNKENIYFVENGNASFGIMSSSSYPEIFVSKEKFSEIEDCLIYNNWGKQKLSVGSNSAYVSGSASVDSFFRFFPFEKVAGNFQNALSDNGKIALSDKTAKLLFGDDYLNAVGKSVKSDSNGKDYVVTAIYKLEESNTVFKPDFIYRNPYMEQSKDQWTSYSYNGFFKLKPGTDIKALENKLTKQMQEQDEISAKKWGYTIDKKNPTVVYLTSISKMKLDAKSEGVEKGDKKSIMILLSLSALILLLSGINLINLKTAQASQRAKEVGVRKVIGSTKLKLVLQFLLETFMICLVAYIVAFAMVELLLPSYNKFLGKDIKLNNASLFIYTGLLLIAFSLISGLIPALYLSNFKPINTLKGNFSRSKSGVWLRNFILTLQLVISSFFIICSLIIHTQVKYMMNKDLGFKGDQAIQINFKKGNWENNFNVNKYRRLKIELSKIPGVTDVTGSVNSLGSGTANASIVKLSTDTTKTVQTMLGGIDENFLKFYKVKFLSGRDLDWKKASDTINGAVINETLAGKLGYNPKTALDKEFFTGWDGKKKYKILGVVKDINYAGVEQSVMPIVYFNYDRNWIKNNMQNVQIKISENDINGTLERIKEFWSTKAEPGYPYDYNFVDKQFAKTFEKFQKQQTLFTTLNIVVLVIALLGLFALSSLLIEQKLKDVAIKKTLGADEKTIVWDLTKRFLLICVIAVFISIPFGYYAMNEWLKDFAYRIDMPIWPYVLSLFLLLILTFLVVSFKAYRATKINLVKYLKYE; encoded by the coding sequence ATGCTAAAAAACTGGCTCAAAATAGCATTCATCAATTACCAAAAAAATTGGCTTTCTACAATCATCAATATTTTGGGATTAAGTGTTGGTCTGTGTGTTTTCCTGTTGATATTTATTCATTGGCAAGATGAGAAATCTTACGAACAATGGATTCCGAATAAGGAGAATATCTATTTCGTGGAAAATGGCAACGCTTCATTTGGTATAATGTCAAGCTCGAGTTATCCGGAAATCTTTGTTTCTAAAGAAAAATTTAGTGAGATTGAGGATTGTTTGATTTACAATAACTGGGGGAAGCAAAAATTGAGTGTTGGTAGTAATTCAGCTTATGTTTCTGGTTCTGCTTCAGTGGATTCTTTTTTCAGATTTTTTCCTTTTGAAAAAGTGGCGGGTAATTTTCAGAATGCGCTGTCGGATAATGGAAAAATTGCGTTATCGGATAAAACCGCAAAATTATTATTTGGCGATGATTATCTCAATGCTGTCGGAAAATCGGTAAAAAGTGATTCTAATGGTAAAGATTATGTAGTAACTGCGATTTATAAATTGGAGGAAAGTAATACGGTTTTTAAACCTGATTTTATCTACAGAAATCCTTATATGGAACAGTCCAAAGACCAATGGACAAGTTACAGTTATAACGGATTTTTCAAGCTGAAACCAGGAACAGACATTAAAGCGTTGGAAAATAAACTTACCAAACAGATGCAGGAACAAGACGAGATTTCTGCCAAAAAGTGGGGCTATACTATTGATAAGAAAAATCCGACAGTAGTCTATCTGACATCAATCAGCAAAATGAAACTGGATGCAAAAAGCGAAGGTGTAGAAAAAGGAGATAAAAAATCGATTATGATTCTGTTGAGCTTATCTGCATTGATTTTATTATTATCAGGAATCAATCTGATTAATCTTAAGACTGCTCAAGCTTCTCAAAGAGCAAAAGAAGTTGGCGTAAGAAAGGTGATTGGAAGCACAAAATTAAAACTGGTTTTACAGTTTTTGCTGGAGACCTTTATGATTTGCCTCGTCGCCTATATTGTCGCTTTTGCAATGGTTGAGCTCCTGCTTCCATCTTATAACAAATTCCTTGGTAAAGATATCAAACTCAATAACGCCAGTCTTTTCATTTACACAGGATTATTACTGATTGCTTTTTCTCTGATTTCAGGACTGATTCCTGCACTTTATCTTTCTAATTTCAAACCAATCAATACCTTGAAGGGAAATTTTTCGAGAAGCAAAAGTGGTGTTTGGTTAAGGAATTTTATTCTGACTTTACAACTTGTGATCTCATCATTTTTCATCATCTGTTCATTGATTATTCATACACAAGTCAAGTATATGATGAATAAAGATTTGGGTTTCAAAGGTGACCAAGCGATTCAGATTAATTTCAAAAAAGGAAACTGGGAAAATAATTTCAACGTCAATAAATACAGAAGACTGAAAATTGAATTGTCAAAAATTCCTGGTGTAACAGATGTTACGGGTTCTGTCAATTCCTTAGGAAGTGGAACTGCTAATGCCTCGATAGTAAAATTGTCAACAGATACTACCAAAACTGTCCAGACGATGCTTGGCGGAATTGATGAAAATTTCCTGAAATTTTATAAGGTTAAGTTCCTTTCCGGACGAGATTTGGACTGGAAAAAAGCTTCAGACACAATCAACGGTGCTGTGATAAATGAAACACTTGCCGGAAAATTGGGTTATAATCCTAAAACGGCTTTAGACAAAGAATTTTTCACAGGCTGGGACGGAAAGAAAAAATATAAAATTCTGGGTGTAGTGAAAGATATCAACTATGCAGGTGTAGAACAATCTGTTATGCCAATTGTTTATTTCAATTATGATAGAAATTGGATAAAAAACAATATGCAGAATGTTCAGATAAAAATTTCAGAAAATGATATCAACGGAACTCTGGAACGAATCAAAGAATTTTGGTCAACAAAAGCCGAACCCGGTTATCCTTATGATTACAATTTCGTAGATAAACAATTTGCTAAAACGTTTGAGAAATTCCAGAAACAACAAACACTTTTCACAACTTTAAATATTGTGGTTTTGGTCATTGCATTGTTAGGATTATTCGCTTTGTCATCATTATTAATTGAACAAAAACTAAAAGACGTTGCCATCAAAAAAACTTTAGGCGCAGATGAAAAAACCATAGTATGGGATTTAACCAAAAGGTTTTTATTGATTTGTGTAATTGCAGTTTTCATCAGTATTCCATTTGGATATTATGCGATGAACGAATGGCTGAAAGACTTCGCTTACAGAATCGATATGCCGATTTGGCCTTACGTTTTGAGTTTGTTTTTATTATTGATTTTAACATTCTTAGTCGTGAGTTTCAAAGCTTACCGAGCAACCAAAATCAACCTTGTTAAATATCTGAAATACGAATAA
- a CDS encoding GLPGLI family protein produces the protein MEKIVILIFTLIINLFCAQTNRFIYEMEMKLKDKPMKMNMVLDIDKDYTKFYDYDFLKNDSISKKTGENWQTNTQSDQLILRKANSNENRAFHGNMFDYFVIDSKDEMNWKIEKETKKNAEYSLQKATTDFGGRKWIAWFCSAIPFHEGPYKFRGLPGLIFELQDDKGDYSYTLSKSINLPETFVTTNFLETHYGNQPVKVTLKQFHKVKLDYYSDPTADMKNALKGGGTVIIGGEKITSQEQLDQKRKYIQESIKKNYNPIELDKAIAYPKK, from the coding sequence ATGGAAAAAATAGTCATCTTAATATTTACATTAATCATCAATTTATTTTGTGCTCAAACCAACAGATTCATTTACGAAATGGAAATGAAACTTAAGGATAAACCAATGAAAATGAATATGGTCTTGGACATCGATAAAGATTATACCAAGTTCTACGATTACGATTTTCTAAAAAATGATTCTATTAGTAAGAAAACCGGAGAAAATTGGCAAACTAATACACAATCTGACCAGTTGATTCTGAGAAAAGCTAACTCCAACGAGAACAGAGCTTTTCACGGCAATATGTTCGACTATTTTGTAATTGACTCCAAAGACGAGATGAACTGGAAAATCGAAAAAGAAACCAAGAAAAACGCTGAATATTCTTTACAAAAGGCGACTACAGATTTTGGAGGAAGAAAATGGATAGCTTGGTTTTGTTCTGCAATTCCTTTTCACGAGGGACCTTACAAATTCAGAGGTTTACCGGGATTAATTTTCGAATTACAAGATGATAAAGGCGATTATAGTTACACATTGTCAAAAAGCATCAACCTTCCCGAGACTTTTGTAACTACCAATTTTCTGGAAACACATTACGGAAATCAGCCAGTGAAAGTTACGCTTAAACAATTCCATAAAGTCAAACTCGATTATTACAGCGATCCAACAGCAGATATGAAAAATGCACTGAAAGGTGGTGGAACAGTGATTATTGGAGGCGAAAAAATTACAAGTCAAGAACAGCTTGACCAGAAAAGAAAATATATTCAGGAAAGCATCAAAAAAAATTATAATCCAATAGAATTGGATAAAGCGATTGCTTATCCTAAAAAATAA
- a CDS encoding TolC family protein: MKKLFFILLINFLPAQQSWTLKQCLDYASANHPLIKQSAVNIQKNDRQISASKGMLLPSIDAGINHNYNFGNGINQQNNQREAINTQTDNLYAQANWELMNWRNYLNISLSKINKESSIFKMKQAQNEVKLNVITMFFTYQNSKSWLDVLETQLSGIEDQIKRTEKEVEIGNRPKSDIYDIKANLGTMQEQWVSAKNSRDLSKINLLNALAITKDTLDFTMTEENLASSNFNDANFIQNLLEKNPAYQTTLAEIKAQQKNVELAKSAYLPTLNGSYTWSSFYNKILGESATAFSDQIKTNKNQQLSFALNIPIFNKLQVKNNVEIAKLNVINSNYDKDIVINNLTQSINSIKAQFLNAQEKYNLLEANFENQKLSFQKSEEKYKEGLMDAYTFFVVRNNWLQANYNLINSKNDLIQQTELLKVFEAGL; this comes from the coding sequence ATGAAAAAGCTATTCTTCATATTATTAATCAATTTTCTTCCTGCTCAACAGAGTTGGACTTTGAAACAATGTCTGGATTATGCTTCTGCCAATCATCCGTTGATAAAGCAATCTGCGGTTAATATTCAGAAAAATGACAGACAGATTTCGGCTTCCAAAGGAATGTTGTTGCCGTCTATTGATGCTGGAATCAATCACAATTATAATTTCGGAAATGGTATCAATCAGCAAAATAATCAGCGTGAAGCAATCAATACACAAACTGATAATCTCTATGCACAAGCGAATTGGGAGTTGATGAACTGGAGAAATTATCTCAATATTTCGTTGTCCAAAATCAATAAGGAAAGTTCGATTTTCAAAATGAAACAGGCTCAGAATGAAGTCAAACTGAATGTCATCACAATGTTTTTCACTTATCAGAACAGCAAAAGTTGGTTAGATGTCCTGGAAACGCAGCTTTCCGGAATCGAAGACCAAATCAAACGTACCGAAAAAGAAGTAGAAATTGGGAATCGTCCCAAAAGTGATATTTATGACATCAAAGCCAACCTCGGAACGATGCAGGAACAATGGGTTTCGGCAAAAAATTCACGAGACCTTTCCAAAATCAACCTTCTCAATGCGTTGGCAATTACAAAAGACACTTTGGATTTTACAATGACCGAGGAAAATTTGGCGAGCTCAAATTTCAATGATGCTAATTTCATCCAAAATCTTTTGGAGAAAAATCCCGCTTATCAAACGACTTTGGCAGAAATCAAAGCTCAGCAAAAAAATGTTGAGCTTGCAAAATCAGCCTATTTGCCAACCTTGAACGGTTCTTACACTTGGTCAAGTTTTTACAACAAGATTTTAGGCGAATCTGCGACTGCTTTTTCAGACCAGATCAAAACCAATAAAAATCAACAATTATCTTTTGCGCTCAATATTCCGATTTTCAACAAACTACAGGTGAAAAACAACGTTGAAATTGCTAAACTGAATGTCATCAATTCCAATTACGACAAAGATATTGTGATTAATAATTTGACTCAAAGCATCAATTCTATCAAAGCACAATTCCTGAATGCCCAAGAAAAGTACAATCTTTTGGAAGCCAATTTCGAAAACCAAAAATTATCATTCCAAAAATCCGAAGAAAAATACAAAGAAGGATTAATGGATGCTTATACCTTTTTTGTGGTCAGAAACAATTGGTTACAAGCTAATTATAATTTGATTAACAGCAAAAATGACCTTATCCAACAAACCGAATTACTCAAAGTATTTGAGGCCGGGCTTTAA
- a CDS encoding type IA DNA topoisomerase, with amino-acid sequence MKLCIAEKPSVARDIAKVLGATTPKSGYMEGNGYCVTWTFGHLCTLKEPHDYASHYKSWDLIFLPIIPKQFGIKLIDNNGVEKQFNTIAKLVSECDEVINCGDAGQEGELIQRWVLQKAKCDKPMKRLWISSLTEDAIKEGFENLKPADDYKNLYLAGNARAIGDWLLGINATRLFTKKFGGNKGVLSIGRVQTPTLAMLVQRQKEIDAFTQEEYWELKTKYREVLFSASIDRLKSLEKAEKGLEYLKKNQFEIVSFEIKEGKEKNPRLFDLTGLQVEANRKYGFSAEQTLNYIQSLYEKKYTTYPRVDTTYLSESLYPKIPGILTSMTIYSEFTAPLLTQPIPKTKAVFDDTKVTDHHAIIPTEIPPSSNLTREEKLVYDLVARRFIAVFYPECKISNTLVEGQVGTIPFKASGKQILEPGWRIIYAKDKKDQSEKDEKDKDEEQTIPEFVVGEKGDHEPLIHQGKTSPPKPYTEATLLRAMETAGKQVEDEELREMLKNNGIGRPSTRANIIETLFKRKYIEKKRKNLIATQTGIELIDTIEDELLKSPELTGEWESKLRKIEKGEYEANQFKEELIEMVTTLTRKVINGKAKVINFEEEKPAPKEKKPREKTEIIWEETGCPKCKANNLMKGKTAIGCSDYKGCGFKAPFEIFGKKLSDKQLQDLILKSKTSKLKGFTGDREEGVLILNDDFSIGFK; translated from the coding sequence ATGAAACTTTGTATTGCCGAAAAACCAAGCGTTGCCCGTGATATAGCCAAAGTTTTGGGCGCTACAACTCCCAAAAGCGGTTATATGGAGGGAAATGGCTATTGCGTCACCTGGACTTTCGGACATCTTTGTACGTTGAAAGAGCCGCACGATTACGCATCGCATTACAAATCCTGGGACCTGATTTTTTTACCGATTATTCCCAAACAATTCGGAATCAAACTGATCGATAACAACGGTGTAGAGAAACAGTTCAATACCATAGCAAAACTAGTCAGCGAATGTGATGAGGTCATCAATTGTGGCGATGCTGGGCAAGAAGGAGAGTTGATTCAGCGTTGGGTTTTGCAGAAAGCCAAATGCGATAAACCAATGAAACGTCTATGGATTTCATCCCTGACAGAAGATGCCATCAAAGAAGGTTTCGAAAACCTGAAACCCGCTGATGATTATAAAAACCTTTATTTGGCGGGTAATGCAAGAGCCATTGGAGATTGGCTTTTAGGCATTAATGCAACCAGGTTATTCACTAAGAAATTTGGTGGAAACAAAGGTGTTTTATCGATTGGGCGTGTTCAGACGCCAACTTTGGCAATGCTTGTTCAGCGCCAGAAAGAGATTGATGCTTTTACGCAGGAAGAATATTGGGAACTCAAAACCAAATATCGGGAAGTGCTTTTCAGTGCTTCAATTGACCGGTTAAAATCTCTGGAAAAAGCAGAAAAAGGCTTAGAATATCTCAAAAAAAATCAATTCGAGATTGTCTCTTTCGAGATCAAAGAAGGAAAAGAAAAGAATCCGAGATTGTTTGATTTGACAGGACTTCAGGTTGAGGCCAACAGAAAATATGGTTTCTCGGCAGAGCAAACGCTGAATTATATCCAGAGTCTTTACGAGAAAAAATATACAACTTATCCAAGAGTTGATACCACTTACTTGTCCGAAAGTCTTTATCCAAAAATTCCCGGGATTCTTACAAGTATGACCATTTATTCGGAGTTTACAGCACCGTTGCTGACGCAGCCGATTCCGAAAACGAAAGCAGTATTTGATGATACCAAAGTAACCGACCACCACGCGATTATTCCAACCGAGATTCCGCCTTCATCTAATTTAACAAGAGAAGAAAAGTTAGTTTACGATTTGGTAGCGAGACGGTTCATCGCCGTTTTTTACCCTGAATGTAAAATCTCCAATACCTTGGTAGAAGGCCAGGTGGGCACGATTCCTTTCAAAGCTTCGGGAAAGCAGATCCTGGAACCGGGCTGGCGAATCATTTATGCCAAAGACAAAAAAGACCAATCGGAGAAAGACGAAAAAGATAAGGACGAGGAACAAACTATTCCTGAATTCGTTGTTGGGGAAAAAGGCGACCATGAACCTTTGATTCATCAAGGAAAAACTTCGCCTCCAAAACCTTACACAGAAGCGACTTTGCTAAGAGCAATGGAAACTGCGGGAAAACAAGTGGAAGATGAAGAGCTTCGTGAAATGCTGAAAAACAACGGAATCGGAAGACCTTCTACAAGAGCGAATATCATCGAAACGCTTTTTAAACGAAAATACATCGAGAAGAAACGTAAAAACCTCATCGCCACACAAACCGGAATCGAATTAATCGACACAATTGAAGATGAACTTCTCAAAAGTCCAGAATTGACGGGAGAATGGGAATCGAAACTTAGAAAGATTGAAAAAGGTGAGTACGAAGCCAATCAGTTCAAAGAAGAACTGATAGAAATGGTCACAACTTTAACCCGAAAAGTGATCAACGGCAAAGCGAAAGTCATTAATTTCGAGGAAGAAAAGCCCGCTCCGAAAGAAAAAAAACCAAGAGAAAAAACCGAAATCATCTGGGAGGAAACTGGGTGCCCAAAGTGTAAAGCCAATAACTTGATGAAAGGTAAAACGGCCATTGGCTGTTCGGATTATAAGGGTTGTGGTTTCAAAGCCCCGTTTGAGATATTTGGAAAAAAACTGTCAGATAAGCAGCTTCAGGATTTGATTTTAAAAAGCAAAACCTCTAAACTGAAAGGCTTTACCGGCGACAGGGAAGAAGGTGTTTTGATATTGAATGATGACTTTTCTATCGGTTTCAAATGA
- the fabV gene encoding enoyl-ACP reductase FabV: MIIQPRTRGFICLTAHPDGALQAVKNQIEYVKSKGKIKNGPKKVLVIGASTGFGLSSRIAAAFGSDAATIGVFFEKPASEGKMGTAGWYNSAAFEKEAHAAGLYAKSINGDAFSDDIKKQTIDLIKKDLGQVDLVVYSLASPRRTHPKTGVAYASVLKPIGQPFTNKTVDFHTGVVSDITINPVENDEDIANTIAVMGGEDWKFWIEDLKAAGVLAAGVKTVAYSYIGPELTFPIYRNGTIGQAKNDLEATVPVLNELLKDLHGVSYVSVNKALVTQSSSAIPVVPLYISLLYKVMKAKGTHEGTIEQMQRLFADRLYTENGEVALDSEGRIRIDDWEMAEDVQAEVAKYWDKVTTETLAEISDIDGYRKEFFNLFGFELEGVDYEKDTDENVKVPSIGS; encoded by the coding sequence ATGATTATTCAACCAAGAACAAGAGGATTTATTTGTTTGACAGCGCATCCGGACGGTGCTCTGCAAGCTGTTAAAAATCAGATAGAATATGTAAAGTCTAAGGGCAAAATCAAAAACGGCCCCAAAAAAGTTTTGGTCATCGGCGCTTCTACAGGTTTTGGCTTGTCTTCCAGGATTGCTGCTGCGTTTGGGTCAGATGCTGCAACTATCGGCGTTTTCTTTGAAAAGCCAGCATCTGAAGGTAAAATGGGAACCGCAGGATGGTATAATTCTGCCGCTTTTGAAAAAGAAGCCCACGCTGCCGGTTTATACGCAAAAAGTATTAATGGCGATGCATTTTCTGACGATATTAAAAAGCAAACCATTGATTTGATTAAGAAAGATCTGGGTCAGGTTGATTTGGTGGTTTACAGTTTGGCTTCGCCGAGAAGAACGCACCCAAAAACTGGTGTCGCTTATGCATCGGTTCTTAAGCCAATTGGCCAGCCATTTACTAACAAAACAGTAGATTTTCATACAGGTGTCGTCTCTGATATCACGATTAATCCTGTTGAAAATGATGAAGATATAGCCAACACCATTGCCGTAATGGGTGGCGAAGACTGGAAATTCTGGATAGAAGATCTGAAAGCAGCAGGTGTTTTGGCAGCAGGTGTTAAAACTGTAGCTTATTCTTACATCGGCCCGGAACTGACTTTCCCGATCTACAGAAACGGAACTATCGGTCAGGCTAAAAATGACTTGGAAGCAACAGTTCCTGTTTTGAATGAGTTACTAAAAGATCTTCATGGTGTGTCTTATGTTTCAGTTAATAAAGCTTTGGTAACACAATCTAGCTCAGCAATTCCTGTCGTTCCATTGTATATTTCCTTACTTTATAAAGTGATGAAAGCTAAAGGTACACACGAAGGAACTATCGAACAGATGCAGAGATTATTTGCGGACAGATTATATACAGAAAATGGAGAGGTTGCATTAGATTCAGAAGGAAGAATCAGAATTGATGACTGGGAAATGGCAGAAGATGTACAAGCAGAAGTTGCTAAATACTGGGATAAAGTTACAACGGAAACACTTGCTGAAATCAGTGACATTGACGGTTACAGGAAAGAATTTTTCAACCTTTTTGGTTTCGAGCTGGAAGGTGTAGATTACGAAAAAGATACTGATGAGAATGTAAAGGTTCCAAGTATTGGATCTTAG